Proteins from one Acropora muricata isolate sample 2 chromosome 9, ASM3666990v1, whole genome shotgun sequence genomic window:
- the LOC136927611 gene encoding uncharacterized protein isoform X1 — protein MAASLKGHDMTKVQSNWEQSQWRSSHLRHYHAPTPREKGPSRNSLLKCTKMSVKSKDLKNTIHQLRLEYLKSNVEKTDLNRRKVVTPFVTKVEIFKINSRKRSKSTDSAVGKERNTSRSRVSSVGDKTHAVDDNYYAQNASFCQIVDTVEAGLDDGNNEGQSDLPAALLRMKIDEDENVNDLYLPEIPDEERENLNYLIRCLNRRIRSPVQKYRRPISSTRPTATYAKPTKGEIDLSIKGPVLLPPVSKAVKLAATQTKDKQTLLNEELPKPKLSHCEGEQNEGNEPAISSDSHNAVVTDRNTITTRRVTWSGYGREPKDQLDQNNRLCHSCIQRHSICSDTKTTRERAKTAVCRDNGKQTKSLNHFPQLVRHSATKLRTKNAAKCGYNVKQVKPFDASNEMKYSQEIRLHLDRLTSYDYESPVPLPSPSNSDDEDNTDW, from the exons A TGGCCGCTTCCCTCAAGGGGCACGATATGACAAAGGTCCAATCCAACTGGGAACAAAGTCAATGGCGCTCTAGTCACCTAAGACACTACCACGCACCAACACCGCGCGAAAAGGGCCCCAGTCGAAATTCACTACTGAAATGCACTAAGATGTCGGTGAAAAGCAAAGACCTGAAAAATACCATACACCAACTACGCTTAGAGTATCTAAAGAGCAATGTGGAAAAGACTGATTTGAACAGACGCAAGGTTGTTACTCCGTTCGTGACGAAAGTGGAAATTTTCAAGATTAACTCAAGAAAGCGCTCAAAATCGACTGATTCGGCGGTGGGAAAAGAGAGAAACACCAGCAGGAGCCGAGTAAGCTCTGTGGGCGACAAAACGCACGCTGTAGATGACAACTATTACGCTCAAAATGCTTCGTTTTGTCAAATTGTGGATACAGTAGAAGCAGGATTGGACGACGGAAATAATGAGGGCCAAAGCGACTTGCCAGCGGCTTTACTAAGGATGAAGATAGATGAAGACGAGAACGTCAATGATCTCTATCTGCCTGAAATACCAGACGAGGAGCGTGAAAACTTAAACTATCTAATAAGATGCCTGAATCGTAGAATACGGAGTCCTGTCCAGAAATACCGCCGACCAATTAGCTCTACCCGCCCTACCGCGACATACGCAAAGCCTACCAAGGGGGAGATAGACTTGAGCATTAAGGGACCAGTTCTGCTCCCTCCAGTTTCTAAAGCCGTCAAGCTCGCTGCAACTCAAACGAAGGACAAGCAAACTCTATTGAACGAGGAATTGCCCAAGCCTAAGTTATCACATTGTGAAGGCGAGCAAAACGAGGGAAATGAGCCAGCAATTTCATCGGACAGTCACAATGCGGTTGTGACCGATCGGAACACGATAACCACTCGTCGGGTCACGTGGTCAGGTTATGGGCGCGAACCGAAAGATCAGCTTGACCAAAACAACCGTCTGTGTCACTCATGCATTCAGCGACATTCAATCTGCTCAGATACGAAGACAACAAGAGAGCGGGCCAAAACTGCGGTTTGCAGAGATAatggcaaacaaacaaaaagcctCAACCACTTTCCACAACTGGTTCGCCATTCTGCAACGAAATTACGCACCAAGAATGCAGCAAAATGCGGTTATAACGTCAAACAAGTCAAGCCTTTTGACGCAAGCAACGAAATGAAATATTCTCAAGAAATACGGCTTCATCTCGATCGGCTAACATCATACGATTACGAGTCACCAGTCCCTCTGCCTTCACCGTCCAACTCTGACGATGAGGATAATACTGATTGGTAA
- the LOC136927611 gene encoding uncharacterized protein isoform X2: MTKVQSNWEQSQWRSSHLRHYHAPTPREKGPSRNSLLKCTKMSVKSKDLKNTIHQLRLEYLKSNVEKTDLNRRKVVTPFVTKVEIFKINSRKRSKSTDSAVGKERNTSRSRVSSVGDKTHAVDDNYYAQNASFCQIVDTVEAGLDDGNNEGQSDLPAALLRMKIDEDENVNDLYLPEIPDEERENLNYLIRCLNRRIRSPVQKYRRPISSTRPTATYAKPTKGEIDLSIKGPVLLPPVSKAVKLAATQTKDKQTLLNEELPKPKLSHCEGEQNEGNEPAISSDSHNAVVTDRNTITTRRVTWSGYGREPKDQLDQNNRLCHSCIQRHSICSDTKTTRERAKTAVCRDNGKQTKSLNHFPQLVRHSATKLRTKNAAKCGYNVKQVKPFDASNEMKYSQEIRLHLDRLTSYDYESPVPLPSPSNSDDEDNTDW; encoded by the coding sequence ATGACAAAGGTCCAATCCAACTGGGAACAAAGTCAATGGCGCTCTAGTCACCTAAGACACTACCACGCACCAACACCGCGCGAAAAGGGCCCCAGTCGAAATTCACTACTGAAATGCACTAAGATGTCGGTGAAAAGCAAAGACCTGAAAAATACCATACACCAACTACGCTTAGAGTATCTAAAGAGCAATGTGGAAAAGACTGATTTGAACAGACGCAAGGTTGTTACTCCGTTCGTGACGAAAGTGGAAATTTTCAAGATTAACTCAAGAAAGCGCTCAAAATCGACTGATTCGGCGGTGGGAAAAGAGAGAAACACCAGCAGGAGCCGAGTAAGCTCTGTGGGCGACAAAACGCACGCTGTAGATGACAACTATTACGCTCAAAATGCTTCGTTTTGTCAAATTGTGGATACAGTAGAAGCAGGATTGGACGACGGAAATAATGAGGGCCAAAGCGACTTGCCAGCGGCTTTACTAAGGATGAAGATAGATGAAGACGAGAACGTCAATGATCTCTATCTGCCTGAAATACCAGACGAGGAGCGTGAAAACTTAAACTATCTAATAAGATGCCTGAATCGTAGAATACGGAGTCCTGTCCAGAAATACCGCCGACCAATTAGCTCTACCCGCCCTACCGCGACATACGCAAAGCCTACCAAGGGGGAGATAGACTTGAGCATTAAGGGACCAGTTCTGCTCCCTCCAGTTTCTAAAGCCGTCAAGCTCGCTGCAACTCAAACGAAGGACAAGCAAACTCTATTGAACGAGGAATTGCCCAAGCCTAAGTTATCACATTGTGAAGGCGAGCAAAACGAGGGAAATGAGCCAGCAATTTCATCGGACAGTCACAATGCGGTTGTGACCGATCGGAACACGATAACCACTCGTCGGGTCACGTGGTCAGGTTATGGGCGCGAACCGAAAGATCAGCTTGACCAAAACAACCGTCTGTGTCACTCATGCATTCAGCGACATTCAATCTGCTCAGATACGAAGACAACAAGAGAGCGGGCCAAAACTGCGGTTTGCAGAGATAatggcaaacaaacaaaaagcctCAACCACTTTCCACAACTGGTTCGCCATTCTGCAACGAAATTACGCACCAAGAATGCAGCAAAATGCGGTTATAACGTCAAACAAGTCAAGCCTTTTGACGCAAGCAACGAAATGAAATATTCTCAAGAAATACGGCTTCATCTCGATCGGCTAACATCATACGATTACGAGTCACCAGTCCCTCTGCCTTCACCGTCCAACTCTGACGATGAGGATAATACTGATTGGTAA